In Bacteroidales bacterium, one DNA window encodes the following:
- a CDS encoding M6 family metalloprotease domain-containing protein: MKKTLQVVFMFCMLFAGLMTNQALAVSAYPYPVQVKQPDGTTITVILKGDEKVKWAQTLDGYTVLRNSKGVFEYAMLNASGDLNLSGIAVSDISSRKADELNFLAKAQKGLFYSKSQVSLMKSIFEIKSAESQKVFPTTGARKLICILMGYTDKAFTKTQTEFNNLFNQVGYTTGGATGSVKDFYNESSYNQFNLTVTVAGPYTAANNMAYYGANDASGYDVNPRALVSEAINAADASVNFADFDNDGDGTVDGVYIIFAGYGEEAGAPANTIWSHAWSLASPVTKDGKSISKYSCSPELSGSSGTTLTAIGVICHEFGHVLGSPDYYDTDYATGGQFDGTGKWDMMASGSWNNNGITPAQHNAYTKVKVYGWATATVLSSAQVVTVTHAEVNQSFYQINSATTNEYWIMENRQLVGFDANIPGHGLIIYHVHASVGTTAINATYPQKMYPVCANATTNPGSTAATYGTINGAGCPFPGSGAKTSFTDATTPWMKSWAGAATAKPITNIVENTTTKTITFDFMGGSVTPAAPTATTVAASAVSNTTATLNGTVTANNATTTITFQYGLTTSYGSTINGNPNTLTGATPTSITAALTGLTANTTYNYRVVAVNSVGTTYGLNMTFTTSANPTSLTLPVTENFAASTLPSQWTTQNTGTGITERWSMSNTATAGGAAYELKCTYQQINPGTTRIITAPVNTVGVSQVTFSFKHMLDAYAAGVTLRLQTSNDKSTWTNTSWSVATSATNIAATTVNVTVTTNLNSNNTYFALVADGDLYQIDYWYIDNISITSGGGSTTPTVTTTAASSITSSSAVSGGNVTADGGATVTERGICYAITANPTTANSKVVTGSGTGTYTSTMTGLTASTLYYVRAYAINANGTAYGSQVSFTTLGTGTTVIIGTGTATQGYPLSCYYGYERSASLYTAAEIGRTGTINMVEWYPTISLTYSVPVKIYIKTTTATTIAASTWATAISGATLVYNGTMAGTTANAWKAFSLATSFNYTANNVLVLVETNYTGTGAGTSTGPACRYTTATSKHMYIRADNTAPTGTATVTSYRPNIRLTFSGVAAPQLIEQNVETISGMISAYPNPTTGIVTIKSEGSIRSIDVYSITGAKIYSKPNISNSSSNEVDLSEFQNGVYILVVNDGIKRHTMRVVKQ; encoded by the coding sequence TGAGTTAAACTTTTTAGCAAAAGCACAAAAAGGCTTATTTTACAGCAAAAGCCAAGTTTCATTGATGAAAAGCATCTTTGAAATAAAATCTGCTGAAAGCCAAAAAGTATTCCCGACAACTGGTGCAAGAAAATTGATTTGTATCCTTATGGGATATACCGATAAGGCATTTACGAAAACACAAACAGAATTTAACAATCTATTCAATCAGGTTGGGTATACTACTGGTGGAGCAACAGGTAGTGTTAAGGATTTTTATAATGAAAGTTCTTATAACCAATTTAATTTAACCGTTACCGTTGCTGGTCCTTATACTGCTGCAAATAACATGGCTTATTATGGAGCAAATGATGCTTCCGGTTACGATGTTAATCCAAGAGCCTTAGTATCTGAGGCCATAAATGCAGCTGATGCCTCGGTTAACTTTGCCGATTTTGATAATGATGGCGATGGAACGGTTGATGGTGTTTATATTATATTCGCTGGTTACGGTGAAGAGGCCGGTGCACCTGCTAATACTATATGGTCACATGCTTGGAGTCTTGCTTCTCCAGTTACAAAAGATGGAAAATCCATTAGCAAATACTCTTGTTCACCTGAATTAAGTGGTAGTTCAGGAACAACATTAACTGCCATTGGCGTAATTTGCCATGAATTTGGACATGTACTAGGTTCACCAGATTATTATGACACTGATTATGCTACTGGTGGTCAATTTGATGGTACTGGAAAATGGGATATGATGGCTTCTGGTTCATGGAATAATAACGGGATTACCCCAGCGCAACATAACGCTTACACCAAAGTTAAGGTTTATGGTTGGGCTACCGCAACAGTTCTAAGCTCAGCACAAGTAGTTACTGTAACACATGCAGAGGTTAATCAAAGTTTCTACCAAATTAATTCTGCTACAACCAATGAATATTGGATTATGGAGAACCGCCAGCTAGTTGGTTTTGATGCTAACATACCAGGTCATGGTCTAATTATATACCATGTTCATGCAAGTGTTGGTACAACAGCTATAAATGCAACGTATCCTCAAAAAATGTACCCTGTTTGTGCAAATGCTACAACCAATCCTGGTTCAACAGCAGCTACTTATGGTACAATTAATGGAGCTGGTTGTCCATTCCCAGGTTCAGGTGCAAAAACTTCATTTACGGATGCAACTACTCCTTGGATGAAATCATGGGCTGGTGCTGCTACTGCAAAACCAATAACCAATATTGTTGAAAATACTACAACAAAAACCATCACTTTTGATTTCATGGGTGGTTCCGTTACTCCTGCTGCTCCAACAGCTACTACAGTTGCCGCTTCTGCTGTTTCAAACACAACTGCTACTTTGAACGGTACTGTTACAGCAAATAACGCTACAACAACTATTACCTTCCAGTATGGTTTAACAACGAGTTATGGTTCTACAATTAACGGTAATCCAAATACTTTAACTGGTGCAACACCAACAAGTATTACTGCCGCTTTAACTGGTTTAACCGCAAATACAACCTATAATTATAGAGTAGTTGCTGTTAACTCTGTTGGTACAACCTATGGTCTCAATATGACTTTTACGACCTCAGCAAATCCAACTTCATTAACGCTACCAGTTACTGAGAATTTTGCAGCCTCAACCCTACCAAGCCAATGGACAACCCAAAATACTGGAACGGGTATTACCGAGCGTTGGAGCATGTCGAATACTGCAACTGCTGGTGGTGCTGCCTATGAGCTAAAATGTACATACCAACAAATTAACCCAGGCACAACCAGAATCATCACTGCTCCTGTTAACACCGTTGGGGTTAGCCAAGTAACATTCTCCTTCAAACACATGCTTGATGCTTATGCTGCTGGTGTTACTTTACGTCTACAAACCTCAAATGATAAATCAACCTGGACAAATACCAGCTGGTCTGTTGCTACATCGGCTACAAACATTGCTGCTACTACTGTTAACGTAACTGTAACAACCAACCTGAATTCAAACAATACCTATTTTGCTCTTGTTGCTGATGGTGACCTATACCAGATTGACTACTGGTATATCGATAACATTTCAATTACTAGTGGTGGTGGTTCAACAACCCCAACCGTTACAACAACTGCTGCTTCAAGCATAACGTCAAGTTCTGCGGTAAGTGGTGGTAATGTAACTGCCGATGGTGGTGCAACCGTTACTGAAAGAGGCATTTGCTATGCAATAACTGCAAATCCAACAACTGCAAACAGCAAAGTTGTAACTGGATCAGGAACAGGAACATACACTTCAACCATGACAGGACTTACAGCAAGTACTCTTTACTATGTAAGGGCTTATGCAATTAATGCCAACGGAACAGCTTACGGCTCACAGGTTTCTTTCACAACATTAGGTACAGGAACAACTGTAATAATTGGTACCGGTACTGCAACTCAAGGATACCCACTTAGCTGCTACTATGGCTACGAGAGGAGCGCATCACTCTACACTGCTGCTGAGATAGGTAGAACAGGAACAATCAATATGGTTGAGTGGTACCCAACAATAAGTTTAACATACAGCGTTCCCGTTAAGATTTACATTAAGACCACAACCGCCACTACCATTGCTGCTTCAACATGGGCAACAGCAATTTCAGGTGCTACATTAGTTTATAACGGTACTATGGCTGGAACAACTGCTAATGCATGGAAGGCATTCAGTCTAGCCACATCATTTAACTATACCGCAAACAATGTACTGGTTCTTGTTGAGACTAACTACACCGGAACCGGTGCAGGTACAAGTACAGGTCCAGCTTGTCGTTACACCACTGCAACAAGCAAACACATGTATATAAGGGCTGATAACACAGCCCCAACAGGTACTGCAACTGTTACAAGTTACCGTCCTAACATTAGATTAACATTCTCTGGAGTTGCTGCACCTCAGTTGATTGAGCAGAATGTTGAGACTATATCTGGAATGATTAGTGCTTACCCAAATCCTACAACCGGGATAGTAACCATAAAGAGTGAAGGAAGTATTAGATCAATTGATGTTTACTCAATTACTGGAGCTAAGATTTACTCGAAACCAAATATTTCGAATAGCTCTTCCAATGAGGTTGATCTTTCTGAATTCCAAAATGGAGTGTATATTTTAGTTGTAAATGATGGCATTAAGCGTCATACAATGAGAGTTGTTAAGCAATAA
- the acsA gene encoding acetate--CoA ligase, whose amino-acid sequence MSHIGSYDSRVKTFDWSISEKELDYKPGNTINIGWYCTDRICQMGKADKLALIWEGMGGVEKKYTYNDIRLSSNTIGQYLRDIGIKPEDRVCLFMDKIPELYLGFLGILKIGAIAQPLFSAFGDESLFIRLENAQTRVIITQKKHAPKIRKIIDKMPFLEYIIIVDHDSSKQLGPKELSFDLENTPKVEKFEIHPTKAESPSVLHYTSGTTGQPKGVKHVHYSLISQYLTAKWVLDLQENDIYWCTADPGWVTGTSYGIIGAFSNGVTQCILDSGFSAETWYKFIEKHRITMWYSAPTAIRSLMKAGDEIIKKFDLSCLRHLASVGEPLNSEAVIWSEKVFGKAFLDTYWQTETGSMMITNFPEMKIKPGSMGKPFPGIIATVVDPDTYEPLEGSGKIGLIAIKPGWPAMMRAYWNNEETYNKKFKNGWYLPGDRSSIDNEGYFWFVGRDDDVINTGGHLVSPFEVESALLEHPSVAESAVVSKPDFVNMEVVKAFVTLKPGFVASKDLDLEIMNYVRKKLSPLAMPQEIEFVESLPKTRSGKIMRRILHAKEWGEEIGDTSTLEND is encoded by the coding sequence ATGTCGCACATTGGATCTTATGATTCCAGAGTAAAAACCTTCGACTGGAGTATTTCCGAAAAAGAATTAGATTATAAGCCGGGAAATACCATAAACATTGGGTGGTATTGCACTGATCGTATCTGCCAGATGGGAAAAGCTGATAAACTAGCCCTTATCTGGGAGGGAATGGGGGGTGTTGAAAAAAAGTATACTTATAATGACATTCGACTTTCCTCTAATACTATTGGTCAATACTTACGTGATATTGGAATCAAGCCAGAAGATCGTGTTTGCCTTTTTATGGATAAAATCCCAGAACTTTATCTTGGATTTTTAGGTATTCTTAAAATAGGTGCTATTGCACAACCCCTATTTTCCGCATTTGGTGATGAATCTCTCTTTATTCGACTTGAGAATGCTCAAACCAGAGTAATTATCACCCAAAAAAAACATGCTCCAAAAATTCGAAAGATTATTGATAAGATGCCATTTTTGGAGTATATTATCATTGTAGATCATGATTCTAGTAAGCAACTTGGTCCAAAGGAATTGTCATTTGATCTTGAGAATACACCAAAGGTTGAGAAATTTGAAATTCATCCCACGAAGGCCGAATCACCCTCAGTTCTTCACTACACATCAGGTACAACAGGACAACCAAAGGGAGTTAAACACGTTCATTACTCCTTAATTTCACAATATCTTACCGCTAAATGGGTACTCGATTTACAGGAAAATGATATTTACTGGTGTACTGCCGATCCAGGGTGGGTTACAGGAACATCTTATGGAATAATTGGTGCATTTAGTAATGGGGTAACCCAATGTATACTCGATTCAGGATTCTCTGCTGAGACGTGGTATAAGTTTATCGAGAAGCATAGAATTACTATGTGGTATTCTGCTCCAACAGCAATCCGTTCATTAATGAAGGCTGGTGATGAAATAATCAAGAAATTTGATTTATCGTGTTTACGCCATCTAGCAAGTGTTGGGGAACCACTAAACTCTGAGGCTGTTATCTGGTCGGAAAAAGTTTTTGGTAAAGCATTCCTCGATACATATTGGCAAACAGAAACAGGGTCAATGATGATAACCAATTTTCCTGAAATGAAAATTAAACCCGGCTCAATGGGGAAACCTTTTCCTGGAATAATTGCAACCGTAGTTGATCCCGATACTTATGAACCACTTGAAGGTAGCGGAAAGATAGGTTTAATAGCCATAAAACCGGGTTGGCCTGCAATGATGCGTGCCTATTGGAACAATGAAGAGACTTACAATAAAAAATTTAAAAACGGATGGTATCTACCCGGAGATCGGTCAAGTATCGATAACGAAGGCTATTTCTGGTTTGTAGGTCGCGATGATGATGTTATAAACACAGGAGGCCATCTCGTTAGCCCATTTGAGGTTGAATCCGCATTACTTGAACACCCCTCTGTTGCTGAATCAGCAGTGGTTTCGAAGCCGGATTTTGTTAATATGGAGGTTGTAAAGGCTTTTGTAACGCTTAAACCTGGTTTTGTTGCAAGCAAAGATCTCGATTTGGAGATTATGAATTATGTTCGGAAAAAATTATCACCGCTTGCGATGCCCCAGGAGATTGAATTTGTTGAATCGCTTCCTAAGACTAGAAGCGGTAAGATTATGCGTCGAATCCTTCATGCAAAGGAATGGGGCGAAGAGATTGGCGACACATCAACTCTCGAAAACGATTAA